ACGTCGTCGAACGCCGCAGCACCAAGTGGCCCGACTGGCTGTTGTTCCGCGACTACCTCCGGTCGCACGACGACCGCGCCCGCGCGTACGCCGCACTGAAAACCCGGCTGGCAGCGGCGGATGCGCACGACCGCCCGGCATACCGAGCGGCCAAGGCGCCGTTCATCGAAGCCGTGCTGCGGGACGCCCGAGCGTAGAACGCCTGGCCGTCACGGCCCCCGCGGACACGAAGACGTTGCTGACGACGATCAACGCGATGCCGGTCCACTCGTGGACGGCAAGGCCCTGGTGCAGGAAGAGCCATCCGGCGAGAGCCGCCCACACCGGGTTCACACTCGTGAAGGTGCCGAACATCGACGCCCGCACCCAGCGCAACGCCTGCAGGTCGGCGGCATACGGCACGGCGGAGGACAGCAGACCGCACGCAGCGGCGAGCAGCAGCCCGACCGCGGTGGGTTGATGGGTCGCGAACCACCACGTCGCGACGGGCAGCCACAGCATCGCACTGACCGCATTGGCTACTGCGGTGCCCTGCAAGCCCGGCAGCAACCGGCCGGCCGACCGGTTGAGCAGGATGTAGCAACCCCAGGCGACGGCCGCGGTGAGCGCGAGTGCGACACCGAGTATGTCGGTGGTCGGGCCGGGGTCGGTGAGCACGACCACGCCGACTGCGGCCAGACCAGCACAGCAGAAGTCGATCGCACGCCGGGACGAGAGCACCGCGACGGTGAGCGGGCCGAGGAACTCCAGCGTCACCGCGAGTCCGAGTCCGAGCCGCTGAATCGCCTCGTACAGCGATAGATTCATCACGCTGAACACCACCGCCAGGGCAACGACGGGCAACCACTGCTGCCGGGTCAGGCCGCGGAGACGCGGCCGGACGGTCGGCATCAGGACCAGCGCGGTGACCAGTTGCCGCACGGCGACGACACCGACCGGGCCGATGGCGGGGAACGCGAGCGCGCCGAGCGCCGCCCCGGTCTGGTTGGACGCGGAGGAGCCGAGCATCAGACCGATGCCTGCGACGCTCTGCCGCGGTTCGGCGACGTGGACCGTCACGCTCACGGGTGTCGGGCGCTGCGGGTTCGCGGTCGTCTGCATGCGTTCCACGCTAGGGACTGATCGTGAATTCCCCTCGTGCATGTTTCGTCACTGCCATACGCTTTGGTTATGAATTGGACA
This genomic window from Flexivirga oryzae contains:
- a CDS encoding GrpB family protein; amino-acid sequence: MPALVDDYDEFSGAVTLSEPGGWVLAPEPGDAERRKVGACYPDIASRTHHLHVVERRSTKWPDWLLFRDYLRSHDDRARAYAALKTRLAAADAHDRPAYRAAKAPFIEAVLRDARA
- a CDS encoding EamA family transporter, with translation MQTTANPQRPTPVSVTVHVAEPRQSVAGIGLMLGSSASNQTGAALGALAFPAIGPVGVVAVRQLVTALVLMPTVRPRLRGLTRQQWLPVVALAVVFSVMNLSLYEAIQRLGLGLAVTLEFLGPLTVAVLSSRRAIDFCCAGLAAVGVVVLTDPGPTTDILGVALALTAAVAWGCYILLNRSAGRLLPGLQGTAVANAVSAMLWLPVATWWFATHQPTAVGLLLAAACGLLSSAVPYAADLQALRWVRASMFGTFTSVNPVWAALAGWLFLHQGLAVHEWTGIALIVVSNVFVSAGAVTARRSTLGRPAARLR